The following DNA comes from Streptomyces sp. NBC_00273.
GCGATGACCGACGTGAAGATCAGAACGCGCGGCAGCGACAGGAACGACTGGAGGTCGAAGCCGTTGCCCTCGTTCGAACCGGTCGCCTCGCTGATCGTGCCGCCGACGGTCGAGAAGACGCCCATCGCGTCCATGACCATCCACAGCACGGCCGCCGCCACGATCGTGCAGATGCCGAGCGCGATCGACAGCAGGAAGCTGACCTTCATGACCGACCACGGGTCGGCCTTGGCCACCCGCAGCCGCGCCTTGCGCGTGCGGGGGGCCGTACGGACCCCCGTGCGCGGCTTGCGCTGCGCGCCCGCCCCCGCGCCGCCCTGCGCCGTCCCGGGGCCCGAGGGCGCCGGGTAGGCCTGCGGCGGGTGGTACGGCTGTGCGGGCTTGTCCTGGCCGGCGTCCGCGCCGACCGACGACTTCGGACCTCGAGTGTCCGTCACGGTTCCCCCCTGGGAGTCCGCGGCAGGGCCACGGGCACCGTTCGCTCCAGTCTTGGCCGGTCCGGCGCCCGTGGCTCCACTCACGACTTACTCCTCGTGCTCCCCGGCCGAGGGCTGCGTGCCCTCGGCTGCCTCGGCGACCTGTCCGTCGGCCACCTCGGTGTCGTTCTCGTCGGCCTCGACCTCGTCAGCTTCCTGACCGGCCTCGGCGTTACGGGCGATGCCGACCACGGCATCGCGCTTGCCCAGGTTGATCAGCTGAACGCCCATGGTGTCACGGCCGGTCTCCCTGACTTCGTTGACGCGCGTGCGAATCACACCACCGCCGAGCGTGATGGCGAGAATCTCGTCGCTCTCGTCGACCACGAGCGCCCCGACGAGCGATCCGCGGTCCTCCACGATCTTGGCGGCCTTGATGCCCAGACCGCCACGGCCCTGGACGCGGTACTCGTCGACCGGCGTCCGCTTGGCGTAACCGCCGTCGGTCGCGGTGAAGACGAACGTACCCGGCCTCACAACGTTCATGGAGAGCAGTTCGTCACCTTCACGGAAACTCATGCCCTTCACGCCCGAGGTGGCGCGGCCCATCGGGCGCAGCGCGTCGTCGGTCGCCGTGAAGCGGATCGACTGCGCCTTCTTGCTGATCAGCAGCAGGTCGTCCTCGGCGGACACCAGCTCCGCACCGATCAGCTCGTCGTCGCTACCATCCTCGGTCTCCCGGAGGTTGATGGCGATGACGCCGCCCGAGCGGGGCGAGTCGTAGTCCTTGAGCGCCGTCTTCTTCACCAGGCCGCCCTTGGTGGCCAGGATCAGGTAGGGCGCCGCCTCGTAGTCGCGGATCGCGAGGATCTGGGCGATCTTCTCGTCCGGCTGGAAGGCCAGCAGGTTCGCCACGTGCTGCCCGCGGGCGTCGCGGCCGGCGTCCGGCAGCTCGTACGCCTTGGACC
Coding sequences within:
- a CDS encoding DUF3566 domain-containing protein, encoding MSGATGAGPAKTGANGARGPAADSQGGTVTDTRGPKSSVGADAGQDKPAQPYHPPQAYPAPSGPGTAQGGAGAGAQRKPRTGVRTAPRTRKARLRVAKADPWSVMKVSFLLSIALGICTIVAAAVLWMVMDAMGVFSTVGGTISEATGSNEGNGFDLQSFLSLPRVLIFTSVIAVIDVVLATALATLGAFIYNLSAGFVGGVELTLAEDE